A portion of the Paenibacillus sp. PvR098 genome contains these proteins:
- the ctaD gene encoding cytochrome c oxidase subunit I, which yields MDWLTTVDHKKIGILYMIAGGLFFLIGGLEAILIRIQLAYPDQKIFIGDTFNQLTTMHGTTMIFFAVMPVIFAFMNAIVPLQIGARDVAFPFVNALGFWLFFFGGVLLNTSWFLGGAPAAGWTAYPPLSALVDSTGTFKGVDFYVLGIQISGIGTLIGGINFLVTIINMRAPGMTYMRMPMFTWSAFITSLLILFAFPVITVGLVQLMFDRLFGGAFFDVSGGGNPVLWEHIFWIFGHPEVYILILPAFGIISDIVATFSRKRLFGYSSMVFATALIGFLGFMVWAHHMFATGIGPVGNAIFGVATMAIAVPTGVKIFNWLFTLWGGQIRFTTANIFATSFIPTFVMGGVTGVMLAVPAADLQYHDTYFVVAHFHYVIVGGLVLGLFAASYYWWPKMFGRMLNETMGKIHFWTFFIGFHMTFFPQHFLGLMGMPRRVFTYQPGVGLEQGNFISTIGAFLMGIGTIVFMINIITTARKPATAPADPWDGRTLEWAIPSPPPEYNFKQTPLVRGYDAFWKEKMAGNKEMTPAEPIGSIHMPSNSILPFVMSLGLFIAGYGFMYHQYVGVAIGLGTTFIAMALRSVFDDHGYHIEPEELNDKGVKA from the coding sequence ATGGATTGGCTAACCACGGTGGACCATAAAAAGATCGGTATTTTATATATGATCGCAGGCGGTCTGTTCTTCTTAATAGGCGGACTCGAAGCGATTCTGATTCGGATTCAACTGGCCTATCCCGACCAAAAAATATTTATCGGGGATACGTTTAACCAATTGACTACGATGCATGGTACGACCATGATTTTCTTTGCGGTAATGCCTGTCATCTTTGCCTTTATGAATGCGATCGTGCCGCTCCAGATCGGGGCGCGCGACGTAGCGTTCCCGTTTGTGAACGCGCTCGGCTTTTGGTTGTTTTTCTTCGGAGGCGTTCTTCTGAACACTTCTTGGTTTTTGGGAGGCGCACCAGCGGCAGGGTGGACGGCATATCCGCCGCTTTCCGCGCTCGTAGATTCTACCGGAACGTTTAAAGGTGTCGACTTCTACGTACTAGGGATACAAATTTCCGGTATAGGGACGCTGATCGGGGGGATTAACTTCCTCGTAACGATCATCAACATGCGTGCGCCGGGAATGACTTATATGAGAATGCCCATGTTTACTTGGTCGGCTTTTATCACATCCTTACTGATTTTGTTTGCTTTCCCTGTCATTACAGTTGGTCTGGTCCAATTGATGTTTGATCGTCTTTTTGGAGGAGCATTCTTCGATGTCAGCGGCGGCGGTAATCCCGTCCTTTGGGAGCATATTTTCTGGATTTTTGGTCATCCTGAAGTATATATCTTGATTTTGCCGGCTTTCGGTATTATCTCTGATATTGTCGCCACATTCTCGAGAAAACGTTTGTTCGGATACAGCTCCATGGTATTTGCAACGGCGCTGATCGGATTTTTAGGCTTCATGGTTTGGGCTCACCATATGTTTGCAACAGGAATTGGTCCCGTTGGTAACGCGATCTTCGGGGTCGCAACGATGGCGATTGCCGTCCCGACCGGAGTTAAAATCTTCAACTGGCTGTTCACTTTGTGGGGCGGACAAATTCGCTTTACTACGGCTAACATCTTTGCAACTTCGTTCATTCCGACGTTCGTCATGGGTGGGGTAACAGGAGTTATGCTTGCGGTTCCTGCAGCTGACCTTCAGTACCACGATACGTACTTCGTTGTAGCGCATTTCCACTACGTTATCGTAGGCGGTCTCGTGCTTGGACTGTTCGCAGCTTCCTACTATTGGTGGCCGAAAATGTTTGGTCGCATGCTGAACGAAACGATGGGTAAAATCCATTTCTGGACTTTCTTTATCGGATTCCATATGACATTCTTCCCGCAGCACTTCCTTGGTCTTATGGGGATGCCGCGCCGTGTATTTACGTACCAACCGGGCGTAGGCCTTGAACAAGGGAACTTTATTAGTACCATTGGTGCTTTCTTAATGGGTATCGGTACGATCGTATTCATGATCAACATTATTACTACAGCTAGAAAACCGGCAACCGCTCCAGCTGACCCTTGGGATGGCCGGACACTCGAGTGGGCGATTCCTTCTCCACCGCCGGAATATAACTTTAAGCAAACTCCGCTAGTTCGCGGGTATGACGCTTTCTGGAAAGAAAAAATGGCAGGCAATAAAGAGATGACGCCGGCGGAACCGATCGGTTCGATTCACATGCCGTCGAATTCGATTCTGCCGTTTGTGATGTCCTTGGGATTATTCATTGCTGGCTACGGATTTATGTACCATCAATATGTGGGAGTTGCCATCGGTCTAGGTACTACCTTCATCGCTATGGCGTTAAGATCGGTGTTTGACGATCATGGCTACCATATTGAGCCCGAAGAGTTAAATGACAAGGGGGTTAAGGCATGA
- a CDS encoding aminoacyl-tRNA hydrolase produces the protein MKRTDQDIVQYYVINEQLSMSQGKIAAQVAHAATTMTLHYLLNDNRHQEVFQAWLSKGQKKVVLQGSEARLQSLANDGFLSIRDAGHHEIPEGSLTVVVLPPMDKEAAGKIITGLTLL, from the coding sequence ATGAAACGAACGGATCAGGATATTGTACAATACTACGTTATCAATGAGCAGCTCTCCATGTCTCAAGGGAAGATTGCTGCACAGGTCGCCCATGCGGCCACTACGATGACACTGCACTATCTGTTAAATGACAATCGACATCAGGAGGTGTTTCAAGCGTGGCTGAGCAAGGGGCAAAAGAAAGTTGTGCTGCAGGGCTCCGAAGCTCGTCTTCAGAGCTTAGCCAATGACGGGTTTCTGTCTATTCGGGATGCAGGACATCATGAAATTCCGGAAGGCTCATTAACCGTTGTCGTATTACCGCCAATGGATAAAGAGGCTGCCGGAAAAATCATAACGGGACTAACACTGTTATAG
- a CDS encoding NAD-dependent malic enzyme, giving the protein MAQTSIILRVELNHDQVTFGDVAAVISKAGGDITSIDVIRPGKESSVRDITVDVAESAETQVVEALKQHAGIKLINVSDRTFLVHLGGKITTQPTLPIKNRDDLSRVYTPGVARVCTAIHEDPKKAYSLTIKRNTVAVVTDGTAVLGLGDIGPHAAAPVMEGKAMLFKQLAGVDAFPICLDTKDTEEIIRTIKAISPIFGGINLEDISSPRCFEIETRLAEELDIPIFHDDQHGTAIVVIAGLLNALKVVGKRIDQVRIVVNGIGAAGVSICKMLLAAGVTRLVPVDRDGAIVRGGTYPYPMWQWLAEQPQVEAEAGGLKDVLRDADVFIGVSRGNIMNADDVQTMAPDRIVFAMANPNPEIDPEDALPHVRVFATGRSDYPNQINNVLVFPGIFRGALDCRARRINEPMKLAASRAIASVVTEAELNEHYIIPSIFNELVVKKVRHAIIEAAILTGEARRIPPDFR; this is encoded by the coding sequence ATGGCACAGACGAGTATTATTTTGCGTGTGGAATTAAACCATGACCAGGTTACGTTTGGCGACGTAGCTGCGGTGATCAGTAAAGCGGGGGGAGATATCACTTCGATTGACGTGATTCGTCCAGGTAAGGAATCTTCGGTGCGCGACATTACGGTCGACGTAGCGGAATCAGCCGAAACGCAAGTGGTAGAGGCACTGAAGCAGCATGCCGGCATCAAGCTGATAAATGTGTCTGACCGGACATTCCTCGTGCATTTAGGCGGAAAAATAACGACGCAGCCTACCTTGCCGATCAAGAACCGTGACGATCTGTCCCGAGTATACACTCCAGGGGTCGCTCGCGTATGTACGGCTATCCATGAAGATCCTAAGAAAGCATACTCCTTGACGATTAAACGGAATACGGTGGCTGTGGTGACCGATGGAACCGCGGTACTGGGTCTTGGTGATATTGGACCGCATGCGGCGGCTCCGGTCATGGAAGGGAAAGCGATGCTGTTCAAGCAGCTGGCGGGCGTGGATGCATTCCCGATTTGTTTGGATACGAAGGACACGGAAGAGATCATTCGTACGATCAAGGCGATTAGTCCGATCTTCGGTGGTATTAACCTGGAAGATATTAGCTCTCCGCGCTGCTTTGAGATCGAGACACGGCTTGCGGAAGAACTGGATATTCCCATCTTCCACGACGATCAGCACGGTACGGCAATAGTCGTCATCGCAGGGCTTTTGAATGCATTGAAAGTCGTGGGTAAGCGGATCGATCAAGTACGGATAGTCGTTAACGGTATCGGTGCGGCGGGTGTCTCTATCTGCAAAATGCTGCTTGCGGCCGGCGTTACGCGGCTTGTGCCTGTAGATCGGGATGGTGCAATCGTACGCGGTGGAACCTACCCATATCCGATGTGGCAGTGGCTTGCAGAGCAGCCGCAGGTTGAGGCAGAGGCGGGCGGCCTGAAGGATGTGCTTCGCGACGCGGACGTGTTCATCGGTGTGTCCAGAGGCAATATCATGAATGCCGACGATGTGCAAACGATGGCACCGGACCGGATCGTCTTCGCTATGGCCAACCCGAATCCAGAGATCGATCCGGAAGATGCGCTGCCGCACGTGCGCGTATTCGCTACAGGCCGAAGCGATTATCCGAATCAAATCAACAACGTCCTGGTGTTCCCAGGAATTTTCCGCGGGGCATTGGATTGCCGAGCTCGCCGGATCAACGAGCCGATGAAGCTTGCAGCTTCACGTGCTATCGCATCCGTAGTTACCGAAGCCGAGCTCAATGAGCACTACATTATCCCAAGTATCTTTAATGAGCTTGTCGTCAAAAAAGTCCGTCATGCGATCATCGAAGCTGCCATCCTGACGGGTGAGGCTCGCCGGATTCCGCCGGACTTCAGATAA
- a CDS encoding aldolase catalytic domain-containing protein: protein MSREKHSIVDCTVRDGGLVNNWDFSVQFVKDMYSGLSEAGVEYMEIGYKNSAKLLKGAEAGPWRFLNEDFLKEVISQKTDTKLSALVDIGRVDENDILPREQSQLDLIRVATYIKDVDKALDLVQKFNGYGYETSINIMALTHVMENDLNEAFEEIAKSPVDVVYIVDSYGSMDYKDIDYLVTKFQRLLPNKKLGLHMHNNMQLAFSNTMMGAAKGVEFLDASVYGMGRAAGNCPTELIVSHLKNPKYDIRPVLSIIEKHMISMREKWEWGYVIPYMIAGVLNEHPRAAMALRSSDDKDNFTEFYDKLTSPEVMPAGSAE, encoded by the coding sequence ATGAGCAGGGAAAAACATAGTATTGTAGACTGTACTGTCCGCGATGGCGGATTAGTTAACAATTGGGACTTTAGCGTCCAATTCGTAAAGGACATGTATTCTGGACTGAGCGAAGCCGGCGTCGAATATATGGAGATCGGGTATAAAAACTCCGCCAAGCTCTTGAAAGGCGCAGAGGCGGGACCATGGCGTTTCTTAAACGAAGATTTCTTGAAGGAAGTCATTTCACAGAAAACCGATACGAAGCTATCCGCTCTTGTCGATATCGGCCGTGTGGACGAGAACGATATCCTTCCTCGCGAGCAAAGCCAGCTCGACTTGATCCGTGTAGCTACATATATTAAAGACGTAGACAAGGCGCTCGATCTGGTGCAAAAATTTAATGGTTATGGCTACGAAACAAGCATCAACATCATGGCGCTTACCCATGTTATGGAGAACGACTTGAACGAAGCGTTCGAGGAAATCGCCAAAAGCCCAGTAGATGTCGTGTATATTGTCGACTCCTACGGCAGCATGGATTACAAGGATATCGACTATCTCGTAACCAAATTCCAACGTCTTCTGCCTAATAAAAAGCTCGGCCTGCACATGCACAACAATATGCAGCTCGCATTCTCCAACACGATGATGGGCGCAGCCAAGGGCGTTGAATTTTTGGATGCTTCGGTATACGGCATGGGCCGCGCAGCAGGGAACTGCCCTACAGAGCTGATCGTAAGCCATCTGAAAAATCCAAAGTACGACATTCGTCCGGTACTCAGCATCATTGAGAAGCACATGATCTCCATGCGTGAGAAGTGGGAGTGGGGATATGTCATTCCTTACATGATCGCAGGTGTATTGAACGAGCACCCGCGCGCTGCTATGGCGCTTCGCTCAAGCGACGACAAAGACAATTTCACGGAGTTCTACGATAAGCTGACATCGCCGGAAGTAATGCCTGCGGGTTCGGCCGAATAA
- a CDS encoding TlpA disulfide reductase family protein, which translates to MDTWIWGPFVIQQSMLFVMAAVAVGYGIGRLRLKGTAMGEAFGSISLNAVVIWVMIWKLSVMLFDPRSVLTNPMSLLYYNGGDQGVWLAMLLSGLYVWYAVRKEQISGALYIDSMLVSIFGGYMVYGAMLFFAGEENRLTWGLSSLMGAGFTAVWMVKKPSTSLRPILQQVTIFVIGYALIWTVAVNIGDKYETGAAQAENTAVGLKIGQQAPDFELKMLDGQSVKLSDYRGKIVIINFWATWCPPCRAEMPHMQQYYMENEKEGVVILGVNATSTEISVPVVDSWLKEWGITFPIVLDEHGEVIKTYRVNSYPSTFVIDADGVIRHKHPGPMNMQMLKAAKEKADTGK; encoded by the coding sequence ATGGATACTTGGATATGGGGACCTTTTGTCATACAACAAAGCATGCTGTTCGTCATGGCGGCTGTGGCGGTTGGATACGGAATCGGTAGACTCCGTTTAAAAGGAACGGCTATGGGGGAGGCTTTTGGCTCGATTAGCCTGAACGCCGTAGTGATTTGGGTGATGATCTGGAAGCTGAGTGTAATGCTTTTTGATCCGCGCAGTGTACTGACGAACCCGATGTCGCTGCTCTATTATAATGGCGGCGATCAAGGGGTATGGTTGGCTATGCTGCTATCCGGGTTGTATGTATGGTATGCTGTTCGGAAAGAGCAAATAAGCGGAGCCCTTTATATAGATTCGATGCTTGTTTCCATTTTTGGGGGGTATATGGTATACGGAGCTATGCTTTTCTTTGCGGGGGAGGAAAATCGTTTAACATGGGGGCTTTCTTCGCTCATGGGGGCAGGTTTCACGGCAGTATGGATGGTGAAGAAGCCATCGACCAGCTTGCGGCCTATATTACAGCAGGTGACGATATTTGTTATTGGGTATGCGCTGATCTGGACCGTTGCAGTGAATATAGGGGATAAATACGAGACGGGGGCTGCTCAAGCTGAAAATACGGCCGTGGGTCTGAAAATTGGACAGCAGGCTCCCGATTTTGAGCTGAAGATGCTGGACGGTCAATCGGTGAAGCTTTCTGACTATCGGGGAAAAATAGTCATCATTAATTTTTGGGCGACATGGTGTCCTCCTTGCCGAGCAGAGATGCCGCATATGCAGCAGTATTATATGGAAAACGAGAAGGAAGGCGTTGTCATCCTTGGAGTTAACGCTACCTCTACGGAGATCAGTGTGCCAGTCGTGGATTCTTGGCTGAAGGAGTGGGGAATCACGTTTCCTATCGTTCTTGATGAGCATGGTGAAGTGATTAAGACGTATCGCGTGAACTCTTATCCCTCTACTTTTGTGATTGATGCAGACGGAGTGATTCGTCACAAGCACCCTGGACCTATGAATATGCAAATGTTGAAGGCAGCGAAGGAGAAGGCAGACACTGGAAAGTGA
- a CDS encoding 8-oxo-dGTP diphosphatase: MLKYNIAFIRKGDRILMLNRGKAPLLGLWNGVGGKLEPGETPYDSVVREIEEETGLRFVENTLRFSGIVTWEVDGREAGGMYVFIGEAPSEALVEAPVETEDGILAWKPVEWVVRQDNFGVAGHVKHFLPPMLESRDIAEYRCIFREGKLLSCEVRPLGEALL; this comes from the coding sequence ATGCTGAAATATAATATTGCGTTTATTCGCAAGGGAGATCGGATACTGATGTTAAATCGAGGCAAAGCGCCTCTGCTTGGGCTGTGGAACGGAGTGGGCGGAAAGCTTGAGCCGGGGGAAACGCCCTATGACAGCGTTGTACGCGAAATTGAGGAGGAAACGGGTCTTCGGTTTGTGGAGAATACGCTTCGCTTCTCCGGAATCGTTACGTGGGAAGTGGATGGACGGGAAGCCGGAGGCATGTATGTGTTTATCGGAGAAGCTCCTTCTGAAGCTTTGGTTGAAGCCCCCGTTGAAACGGAGGATGGTATTTTGGCTTGGAAGCCGGTGGAATGGGTCGTTCGTCAAGACAATTTCGGTGTGGCGGGACATGTCAAACACTTTTTACCCCCTATGCTCGAAAGCCGTGATATTGCGGAGTATCGCTGTATTTTTCGTGAGGGTAAGCTTTTGAGCTGCGAGGTTCGTCCGCTGGGAGAGGCTCTGCTGTAA
- a CDS encoding cytochrome (ubi)quinol oxidase subunit III encodes MSAAHHEVGGALPPHAETATLEGKNKVLGFWLFLGGECVLFGTLFASFIALRNQVPDGPTAQQLFQLDLIAISTFILLTSSLTSVFATMALHRGDFKKLQAWMAVTVLLGLTFLGIEIYEFMHYVHEGLGFTVSAFATSFYTLVGFHGAHVAFGVVWITLLIIMGFRKGLTTVTAPKYYVAGLYWHFIDVVWVFIFTVVYLMGKVGP; translated from the coding sequence ATGAGTGCAGCACATCATGAAGTAGGCGGTGCCCTCCCACCTCACGCGGAAACAGCAACTTTAGAAGGTAAAAATAAAGTATTGGGATTCTGGTTATTCCTTGGCGGCGAATGCGTACTGTTTGGTACGCTCTTCGCTTCCTTCATCGCACTACGCAATCAAGTGCCGGATGGTCCTACAGCGCAGCAATTGTTCCAACTGGACCTTATTGCGATTTCTACCTTTATCCTGCTTACCAGCTCTCTGACCAGTGTATTCGCTACGATGGCTTTGCACCGCGGAGATTTTAAGAAGCTGCAAGCTTGGATGGCTGTAACGGTTTTGCTGGGTCTTACGTTTTTGGGGATTGAGATTTATGAGTTCATGCACTACGTGCATGAAGGACTTGGATTTACTGTTAGTGCATTTGCTACATCGTTCTACACGTTGGTCGGTTTCCATGGAGCGCACGTAGCATTCGGTGTAGTATGGATTACTCTGTTGATCATTATGGGCTTCAGAAAAGGTCTTACTACAGTTACAGCGCCTAAATACTATGTTGCCGGTTTGTATTGGCACTTTATCGACGTCGTGTGGGTATTCATCTTTACTGTAGTGTATCTGATGGGGAAGGTAGGTCCTTGA
- a CDS encoding SH3 domain-containing C40 family peptidase, with protein sequence MILKKQYTAILLATTITLGIGALPAEQAHAATDAVIVSSVNFRSQPNVNSASYGYLKKGENVDIVSKVNNWWYKVRDDGGKVGYVSTNSKYIRTSSSGSGGTSSKPSGSSSTSSSVSKVIAAGKKYMGTPYEFASSRSNTRTFDCSDFVRQAFKDGVGVTLPSDSRGQASYVKSKGGTTSNWRNLKAGDLMFFMNYRGVSSSSYPSNKSNQRVTHVGIYLGDGKILHTYSKESGGVRIDTIAGKHWEKRFIFGGSAL encoded by the coding sequence ATGATTTTAAAAAAGCAATATACAGCCATTCTTCTCGCCACTACGATCACTTTGGGTATTGGAGCATTGCCAGCCGAACAAGCCCATGCCGCAACCGATGCCGTCATTGTCAGCAGCGTTAATTTCCGCAGTCAACCCAATGTGAACTCTGCAAGTTATGGATATTTGAAAAAAGGTGAGAACGTCGACATAGTCAGTAAAGTGAATAACTGGTGGTACAAAGTTCGCGATGACGGCGGTAAGGTCGGCTACGTTTCGACCAACAGCAAGTACATCCGCACTTCATCGTCAGGCTCCGGAGGAACCTCTTCCAAGCCGAGCGGATCCAGCAGCACCAGTTCTTCCGTAAGCAAAGTCATTGCAGCCGGTAAAAAATATATGGGCACACCTTACGAGTTCGCTTCCAGCCGATCGAACACCCGTACGTTCGATTGCTCCGACTTTGTAAGACAAGCCTTCAAGGACGGAGTAGGCGTTACTTTGCCTAGCGATTCGCGTGGACAAGCCTCTTACGTCAAGTCCAAAGGCGGAACGACATCCAACTGGCGTAATCTGAAGGCGGGCGACCTGATGTTCTTCATGAATTATCGCGGTGTCAGCTCGTCCTCATACCCTAGCAACAAATCAAATCAGCGGGTCACACATGTAGGGATCTATTTGGGAGACGGTAAAATCCTTCACACCTACTCCAAAGAATCCGGTGGCGTACGAATCGATACCATCGCTGGTAAGCATTGGGAGAAGCGCTTTATCTTCGGCGGCAGTGCCCTTTAG
- a CDS encoding cation diffusion facilitator family transporter: METYENLKEGEKGAWVSIVAYVFLATFKISMGFVTGSEALRADGINNATDIIVSIAVLIGLRIARKPPDQDHPYGHMRAETIASLVASFIMAVAGLQVVIQAGRSFFADERTAPDLLAAWIALSCAAIMWGVYVYNSRLAKRISNQALMAAAYDNRSDALVSIGAAIGIIGSRLGFPILDAAAALLVGLIICKTAWDVFSGATHALTDGFDDQKLRVFRKTVKETPGVKRIKDIRARVHGSSVLLDVVVEVSAELSVGQSHDISDEIEKRMMDEHRIGNVHVHIEPFSEQKQ; the protein is encoded by the coding sequence GTGGAAACCTATGAAAATTTAAAAGAGGGTGAGAAGGGCGCATGGGTCAGCATCGTCGCTTATGTCTTCCTAGCTACTTTTAAAATCAGCATGGGCTTTGTGACCGGTTCCGAAGCGCTTAGGGCAGACGGAATAAATAATGCAACCGATATTATCGTTTCAATCGCCGTGCTGATCGGCTTACGAATTGCAAGAAAACCGCCGGACCAGGATCACCCGTACGGACATATGCGGGCAGAAACAATCGCTTCGCTGGTTGCCTCCTTCATCATGGCGGTCGCAGGGCTGCAGGTAGTGATCCAGGCGGGTAGAAGCTTCTTTGCCGACGAGCGGACAGCGCCTGATTTGCTTGCGGCATGGATTGCCTTGAGCTGCGCAGCGATCATGTGGGGCGTGTATGTGTATAACAGCAGGCTTGCCAAACGCATCAGTAATCAGGCTCTGATGGCCGCGGCGTACGATAACCGTTCGGATGCGTTAGTGAGCATCGGGGCGGCAATCGGTATCATCGGCTCCCGGCTGGGATTTCCGATTCTTGATGCGGCCGCGGCTCTCCTTGTAGGGCTCATTATTTGTAAAACGGCGTGGGATGTGTTTTCCGGTGCCACGCATGCGTTAACCGATGGCTTTGATGATCAGAAGCTGAGGGTGTTCCGTAAGACAGTAAAAGAGACCCCAGGCGTGAAACGGATCAAGGATATCCGCGCAAGAGTTCATGGCAGCAGCGTTCTGCTGGACGTTGTCGTTGAGGTCAGCGCTGAACTCTCCGTAGGACAAAGCCACGATATCAGCGACGAGATCGAGAAAAGAATGATGGACGAGCACCGCATCGGGAACGTCCACGTGCATATTGAGCCATTTTCCGAGCAAAAGCAATAA
- a CDS encoding cytochrome C oxidase subunit IV family protein, producing the protein MSNQHHTSSTGDRHRLEGPKNHYLSYIISIVLTMLAFAIVLYGGLDRTFILFFIIGIAVVQVVFQLAYWMHMKDRGHLIPIVGLAFGTFVAMTAVAAAVYWTWW; encoded by the coding sequence ATGAGCAACCAACACCATACATCTTCCACAGGTGACCGACATCGTTTAGAAGGTCCTAAGAATCATTACTTGTCTTACATTATTTCGATTGTATTGACGATGCTAGCCTTTGCAATCGTGCTTTACGGCGGTTTGGATCGAACATTTATTTTATTCTTCATCATCGGCATAGCTGTAGTACAGGTGGTGTTCCAATTAGCGTATTGGATGCATATGAAGGATCGCGGACACTTGATTCCTATAGTCGGACTCGCGTTCGGCACCTTCGTTGCGATGACAGCCGTGGCGGCAGCAGTATACTGGACGTGGTGGTAA
- a CDS encoding cytochrome c oxidase assembly protein: MDTTVSHAGHGNVPTFVQLWSPGFLLVMIVLGVLYMLAVGRWRSDFANSEPVTLKQKLWFWSGLALWYAADGSPMSYYAHHYLFSIHMFQQSILYLIMPPMLLLGTPGWLLRAALKGEGGKRFMRWFTAPLFSLFFFNFIFSMYHIPMVMDWLMAHATILVLYKAIFLFAAFQMWFPVFCPLPEYNTMSDLKKMAYIFINGILLTPACALIIFAREPLYDMYATISLSYWLLPMIDDQQLGGVIMKIVQEVVYGLALGYVFFHWYRTERKQDDEEELMDNSYISSGNPNRV; this comes from the coding sequence ATGGATACTACTGTCTCCCATGCAGGGCATGGAAACGTCCCTACGTTCGTTCAGTTGTGGAGTCCAGGTTTTTTGCTTGTCATGATCGTGCTCGGTGTTTTATACATGCTAGCCGTGGGACGTTGGCGGAGTGATTTTGCCAACAGTGAGCCCGTAACACTGAAGCAGAAGCTGTGGTTTTGGAGTGGTTTAGCCTTATGGTATGCCGCTGACGGAAGCCCGATGTCTTATTATGCGCATCATTATTTGTTCAGCATCCATATGTTTCAACAGTCGATTCTGTACTTGATCATGCCGCCGATGCTGCTTCTTGGGACACCAGGCTGGCTGCTAAGAGCCGCATTAAAAGGAGAAGGCGGCAAGAGGTTTATGCGTTGGTTCACCGCTCCGCTGTTCTCGCTGTTCTTCTTTAATTTCATCTTCTCTATGTACCATATTCCTATGGTCATGGATTGGCTGATGGCTCATGCTACTATTCTTGTCCTATATAAAGCTATCTTTTTGTTTGCCGCATTTCAAATGTGGTTCCCTGTTTTTTGCCCGTTACCTGAATACAACACGATGTCCGATTTGAAAAAGATGGCGTACATTTTCATAAATGGTATTCTGCTTACACCGGCATGTGCGCTGATCATCTTCGCAAGAGAGCCTTTGTATGATATGTATGCAACGATTTCTCTGTCTTATTGGTTGCTTCCTATGATTGACGATCAGCAATTGGGCGGGGTTATTATGAAAATCGTTCAAGAAGTCGTTTATGGATTGGCTCTAGGGTATGTTTTCTTCCACTGGTATCGGACAGAACGCAAACAAGATGATGAGGAAGAATTGATGGATAACTCCTATATTTCCTCGGGAAATCCAAACCGAGTATAG
- a CDS encoding DUF420 domain-containing protein, whose amino-acid sequence MKVAIMPTISTSFIVISAIFVAIGWYHIVKGNREQHQKMMLWGAGFALAFFLVYVSRTIFVGNTAFGGPEELKQAYHLFLFFHITLATTAGVFGIVTLILAFKKNFAKHRKIGRWTAVMWLFTAPTGVAVYVLLYLLYPGGETKPMIDAIFGL is encoded by the coding sequence GTGAAAGTGGCGATAATGCCGACGATCAGTACCAGTTTCATTGTCATCAGCGCCATATTTGTGGCTATTGGCTGGTATCACATCGTAAAAGGAAACCGTGAACAGCATCAGAAAATGATGCTATGGGGTGCTGGATTTGCGCTGGCCTTCTTTTTAGTCTATGTGAGCCGAACCATTTTTGTCGGAAATACGGCCTTTGGTGGACCTGAAGAGCTTAAGCAGGCGTATCATTTGTTTTTATTTTTTCATATTACTTTGGCCACAACGGCCGGCGTGTTCGGAATTGTCACCTTAATTCTGGCCTTCAAAAAAAACTTTGCCAAGCATAGAAAAATCGGTCGCTGGACTGCCGTTATGTGGCTGTTCACGGCTCCTACCGGTGTGGCGGTTTACGTGCTGTTATACCTTTTGTACCCTGGCGGTGAGACGAAGCCGATGATCGATGCCATCTTTGGCTTGTAA